One segment of Nostoc flagelliforme CCNUN1 DNA contains the following:
- the arsS gene encoding arsenosugar biosynthesis radical SAM (seleno)protein ArsS (Some members of this family are selenoproteins.), whose product MQTQSKVTLSTVTPFKNKLNSPFTKKGITVLQINLGKRCNLACTHCHVEAGPKRTEELSPEVCEQLVSLIHKFPEIKIVDLTGGAPEMNYGFKPLVEAARATGKQVIVRSNLTIYFEDGFADLPEYFVQHQIRVVASLPCYLADNVDKMRGAGVFDSSVKALQWLNQLGYGKEPNLILDLVFNPQLPTGEKFSLAPEQTNLERDYKMFLQEHFNIVFSNLFTITNLPVGRTKMHLERRKLYTSYLQFLESHFNPGTVEHLMCRDEISIDYLGNVYDCDFNQMMNLPAKNHNGETLTVSKLLEADSLDLISEIQTAAYCYGCTAGSGSSCGGALL is encoded by the coding sequence ATGCAAACTCAATCAAAAGTTACACTATCAACAGTCACACCATTTAAAAACAAACTCAATTCTCCTTTTACAAAAAAGGGAATCACTGTTTTACAAATTAATCTAGGTAAGCGTTGTAACCTTGCCTGTACACACTGTCATGTCGAAGCTGGGCCAAAACGTACAGAAGAACTTTCTCCTGAAGTTTGCGAACAATTGGTTTCGCTAATCCATAAATTTCCCGAAATTAAAATTGTGGATTTAACTGGTGGCGCACCAGAAATGAATTATGGATTTAAGCCATTGGTAGAAGCAGCAAGAGCAACTGGTAAACAGGTGATTGTCCGATCTAATTTAACCATTTATTTTGAAGATGGATTTGCTGATTTACCAGAATATTTTGTTCAACACCAAATAAGAGTTGTGGCTTCCCTACCCTGCTACCTAGCAGATAACGTTGATAAAATGCGCGGTGCTGGTGTTTTTGATAGTTCAGTCAAAGCTTTGCAGTGGCTTAACCAACTTGGCTATGGTAAAGAACCAAATTTAATTTTGGACTTGGTATTTAATCCCCAGTTGCCGACGGGTGAAAAGTTTTCCTTAGCTCCCGAACAGACTAACTTAGAACGAGATTACAAAATGTTCTTACAAGAACATTTTAATATTGTGTTTAGCAACCTCTTCACCATTACCAACCTACCAGTTGGTAGAACCAAAATGCATTTAGAACGGAGAAAACTGTACACCAGCTATTTGCAGTTTTTAGAGTCGCATTTTAATCCCGGCACAGTTGAACATTTGATGTGCCGCGATGAAATTTCAATTGACTATCTAGGCAATGTATATGATTGCGACTTTAACCAAATGATGAATTTACCTGCGAAAAATCACAATGGTGAAACCTTGACAGTTAGCAAACTGTTAGAAGCTGACAGTTTAGACCTAATTAGTGAGATACAAACTGCTGCTTATTGCTATGGTTGTACTGCTGGATCTGGTTCTAGTTGTGGTGGTGCTTTGCTCTAA
- a CDS encoding response regulator transcription factor, whose translation MTHILLVEDEVKLARFVELELNYEGYQVSIAYDGLTALTAARKLHLDLVILDWMLPGLSGLEICRRLRSIAEKVPIILLTVKDEVSDRIAGLDTGADDYLVKPFSVDELLGRVGDRLRRSQLVDGADVLEFKDLTLNRRTRQVYRDQRLIELTAKEFDLLEYLLAHPRQVITCDRILEEVWGYDFIGDAKIIELQMRYLRLKLEANNEKCLIQTVSGVGYTLHD comes from the coding sequence ATGACGCACATCTTACTGGTTGAAGATGAAGTCAAACTGGCACGATTTGTCGAATTGGAATTGAATTACGAAGGCTATCAAGTCAGTATTGCCTACGATGGATTAACTGCACTTACCGCAGCGCGTAAGTTACATCTAGATTTAGTAATTTTAGACTGGATGTTGCCTGGTTTGTCGGGGTTGGAAATTTGCCGCCGCCTGCGAAGTATTGCTGAGAAAGTGCCGATAATCTTATTAACTGTCAAAGATGAAGTGAGCGATCGCATTGCAGGCTTAGACACTGGTGCTGATGATTACCTTGTTAAACCTTTCAGCGTTGATGAATTATTAGGCAGAGTCGGCGATCGCTTGCGAAGAAGCCAGCTAGTAGATGGTGCAGATGTTTTAGAATTTAAAGACCTAACTTTAAATCGTCGCACGCGCCAAGTGTACCGAGATCAGAGGTTAATTGAGTTAACTGCTAAGGAATTTGATTTACTAGAATATTTACTGGCCCATCCGCGACAGGTAATTACCTGCGATCGCATTTTAGAAGAAGTCTGGGGTTACGACTTCATCGGCGATGCCAAGATTATCGAACTTCAGATGCGCTACCTGCGTTTGAAACTTGAAGCCAATAACGAAAAGTGCCTCATTCAAACTGTGAGTGGTGTCGGCTACACATTGCATGATTGA
- a CDS encoding Mo-dependent nitrogenase C-terminal domain-containing protein, producing MTSFIQTRLHNDLLHPVRQWLETIEIHNSKLAHFLCKAIPAQCPFERDITLFSRKLFHIPPMCKLNPLYEEVVGLRFKALCYLADECGEDVTVYC from the coding sequence ATGACAAGTTTTATTCAAACCCGGTTACACAATGATTTACTCCATCCAGTCCGCCAGTGGTTGGAAACGATAGAAATTCATAACTCCAAATTGGCTCATTTCTTGTGCAAAGCTATTCCTGCTCAGTGTCCCTTTGAGCGAGACATCACGCTTTTTAGCCGGAAGCTGTTTCACATTCCTCCAATGTGTAAATTAAATCCCCTATACGAGGAAGTGGTTGGTTTGCGTTTTAAAGCGCTCTGTTATCTTGCCGATGAATGCGGTGAAGATGTCACAGTCTATTGCTAA
- the arsM gene encoding arsenosugar biosynthesis arsenite methyltransferase ArsM, translating to MTYLETAAQFYREVAETPQVGLCCVQSTPLQLPGLKIPLPMQEMNYGCGTTVHPTELGNQPTVLYVGVGGGLEALQFAYFSRHAGAVIAVEPVGAMREAAARNLEIAAQENPWFDTSFVEIREGDAFNLPVADLRVDIVAQNCLFNIFEPEDLTRALKEAYRVLKPGGRLQMSDPIATSQIPAHLQQDERLRAMCLSGALTYQEYTEKITNAGFGQVEIRARRPYRLLDSQTYNLKEHLLLESLDSVSFKVAIPEDGACIFTGKTAVYAGSEPFFDDSAGHVLQLGIPAAVCDKTAAKLAAIKPAEIIVTNSTWHYSGGGCC from the coding sequence ATGACTTATCTAGAAACAGCAGCGCAATTTTACCGCGAAGTTGCCGAAACCCCGCAAGTTGGACTTTGTTGTGTGCAAAGTACACCCCTGCAACTACCAGGGTTGAAAATTCCTTTGCCAATGCAGGAAATGAACTATGGTTGTGGCACTACCGTTCACCCCACTGAACTAGGAAACCAACCTACTGTGCTGTATGTCGGCGTTGGCGGCGGCTTAGAAGCGTTGCAATTCGCTTATTTTTCCCGCCATGCAGGTGCTGTAATTGCCGTTGAACCGGTTGGAGCCATGCGGGAAGCTGCTGCACGCAATCTGGAAATTGCTGCTCAAGAAAACCCGTGGTTTGACACCAGCTTTGTAGAAATCCGCGAAGGCGATGCTTTTAACTTACCCGTTGCTGATCTTCGCGTCGATATCGTGGCGCAAAATTGCCTTTTCAATATTTTTGAACCAGAAGATTTAACCCGTGCTTTAAAAGAAGCCTATCGGGTATTAAAACCAGGCGGACGTTTGCAGATGAGCGATCCAATTGCCACTAGTCAAATTCCAGCACATCTTCAACAAGATGAACGACTGAGAGCCATGTGTTTATCAGGCGCACTCACATATCAAGAATATACTGAAAAGATTACAAATGCTGGTTTTGGTCAAGTTGAAATTCGCGCCCGTCGTCCTTATCGTCTACTAGATTCCCAGACTTATAATTTAAAAGAACACCTACTTTTAGAAAGTCTGGATTCTGTCTCCTTTAAAGTTGCTATTCCAGAAGATGGTGCTTGTATCTTTACGGGAAAAACAGCAGTTTATGCTGGCTCGGAACCCTTCTTCGACGACTCAGCAGGCCATGTACTCCAGCTAGGTATTCCCGCCGCAGTGTGTGATAAAACTGCTGCTAAACTTGCGGCTATTAAGCCAGCAGAAATAATTGTCACCAATTCAACCTGGCACTATAGCGGTGGTGGTTGCTGTTAA
- a CDS encoding class I SAM-dependent methyltransferase codes for MTNDFFSNKKFLFDRWAPSYDWLFPSVFYRAVHKRLLEYVDLPESANVLDIGCGTGHLLKRLATQFPDMQAIGLDLSANMLRVARQSNRHRPRLIYVEGKAESLPFADGQFDAVFSTISFLHYLEPKQVLSEIARVLSPGGRFYLVDFTSIKETEPQLLPVSTLGIRLYSPNQRQLLGSSAGLLCLNHHYLLGPVLLTVFAKPQI; via the coding sequence ATGACTAATGACTTTTTTAGTAACAAAAAGTTCCTTTTTGACCGATGGGCACCAAGTTATGACTGGCTCTTTCCTTCAGTGTTTTATCGAGCCGTTCACAAACGGTTGCTGGAGTACGTCGATTTACCAGAGTCAGCAAATGTACTTGATATCGGCTGTGGTACTGGACATTTACTTAAGCGTCTTGCAACTCAGTTTCCCGACATGCAAGCGATCGGATTAGATTTATCTGCTAATATGTTGCGGGTAGCCAGACAGAGTAACCGCCACCGTCCACGCTTAATTTATGTCGAGGGCAAAGCTGAGTCTCTTCCGTTTGCTGATGGTCAATTTGATGCTGTTTTCAGCACTATCAGCTTTTTGCACTATTTGGAACCTAAACAGGTGCTTAGTGAGATAGCACGGGTACTTTCTCCCGGTGGACGCTTTTACTTGGTTGATTTTACCTCAATAAAAGAGACAGAACCTCAATTATTGCCAGTTTCTACCCTTGGAATTAGACTCTACAGCCCTAATCAACGTCAACTTCTTGGCTCTTCGGCTGGGTTATTGTGTTTGAATCACCACTATTTACTAGGGCCTGTGTTGCTAACAGTTTTTGCTAAACCTCAGATTTGA
- a CDS encoding NblA/ycf18 family protein produces the protein MNQPMKLSLEQEFSIRCFADKVQHMSHEQAQEFLLVLYEQMMIREKTFQELLKQEWRLDLGTISG, from the coding sequence ATCATTAGAACAAGAATTTAGTATCCGTTGCTTTGCCGACAAAGTGCAACATATGTCCCATGAACAAGCTCAAGAATTTTTGCTTGTGCTGTATGAGCAGATGATGATTCGGGAAAAGACTTTCCAGGAATTGCTCAAACAGGAGTGGAGACTGGATTTAGGCACAATCTCTGGGTAA
- a CDS encoding inorganic phosphate transporter, which translates to MLLISLFIATLFLAYSNGANDNFKGVATLFGSRTSSYQTAILWATFTTLAGAVAATFLASTLIKNFSGKGLVPDAIANSPEFHLAVAIAAGLTVLIATFMGFPISTTHSLTGALVGAGLVAIGLQVNFAALGTSFILPLLLSPIIAIPLGAGIYSLYNYIISKWNLSVNQKIIDSCHFLSAGIVSFARGLNDTPKIFSLILVIEYFSIQGGMITIAIAMALGGLLNSQKVAVTMSEKITSLNHTQGLSANIVTGILVIAATRFGLPVSTTHVSVGSIFGVGLTSKKANMRVFSQILLSWILTLPTAAIISAITYRFLQG; encoded by the coding sequence ATGTTGTTAATTAGTCTATTTATCGCCACGCTTTTTTTAGCATACTCCAATGGTGCAAATGACAACTTTAAAGGGGTAGCAACGTTGTTTGGTAGCCGTACCAGTAGCTATCAAACAGCAATTCTGTGGGCAACTTTTACAACTTTAGCTGGTGCGGTTGCTGCAACTTTTTTGGCAAGTACACTAATTAAAAACTTCTCTGGGAAAGGACTAGTGCCTGATGCGATCGCTAATTCACCAGAGTTTCATCTGGCAGTTGCGATCGCAGCTGGTTTAACTGTACTAATAGCCACCTTCATGGGGTTTCCCATTTCCACAACTCACAGTTTAACAGGTGCGCTGGTTGGCGCTGGATTAGTTGCGATCGGACTCCAAGTTAATTTTGCAGCTTTGGGAACTTCTTTTATTTTGCCTCTATTACTCAGTCCAATTATTGCTATTCCCTTAGGAGCAGGAATTTACAGTTTATATAACTATATAATTTCAAAATGGAATCTATCGGTCAATCAGAAAATAATTGATAGTTGCCATTTTCTCAGCGCTGGAATTGTCAGTTTTGCTAGAGGATTAAATGATACTCCCAAGATTTTCTCACTCATTCTAGTTATTGAGTATTTTTCGATTCAGGGGGGAATGATCACGATTGCGATCGCAATGGCACTTGGCGGTTTACTCAACTCCCAAAAAGTTGCAGTAACCATGAGTGAAAAGATTACCTCTTTGAATCATACTCAAGGCTTATCAGCAAATATAGTAACTGGAATTCTAGTCATTGCAGCTACTCGGTTTGGGCTTCCAGTTTCTACCACACATGTTTCAGTTGGTTCTATTTTTGGAGTAGGGTTGACTAGCAAAAAAGCCAATATGCGTGTTTTTTCTCAGATCCTATTATCGTGGATTCTAACTTTACCTACTGCTGCAATTATTAGTGCAATAACCTACAGATTCTTGCAAGGATAG
- a CDS encoding GNAT family N-acetyltransferase, with the protein MNQSNLSLPSGCMLRKATSGDQWSIRLLVFSAKLDPTQLNWQQFWVVECNRNLVACGQLRNFSGAQELGSLVVASPWRGRGLGTLLTQHLINTATQPLYLECLGERLAKFYNRFDFVPISFEDLPEFPNTRGKSSLKGKFRFSQLAKRLFRVPVVFMEHRGNS; encoded by the coding sequence ATGAACCAGAGCAATCTATCCTTACCATCTGGGTGTATGCTTCGCAAGGCAACCTCTGGGGATCAGTGGTCGATTCGGTTGCTGGTGTTTTCAGCGAAACTTGACCCAACTCAATTAAATTGGCAGCAATTTTGGGTAGTTGAATGCAATCGCAATCTGGTAGCTTGTGGACAGCTACGTAATTTCTCAGGGGCACAAGAACTTGGTAGTTTGGTCGTTGCATCACCTTGGAGAGGTCGCGGTTTGGGTACTTTGCTAACGCAGCATTTGATTAATACAGCAACCCAACCACTTTATCTTGAATGTTTAGGTGAACGATTGGCGAAGTTTTACAATCGCTTTGACTTTGTGCCAATATCTTTTGAAGACTTGCCAGAATTCCCCAACACAAGAGGTAAGTCTTCGCTCAAGGGGAAATTTAGATTCTCGCAATTAGCTAAAAGGCTGTTCAGAGTTCCTGTAGTGTTTATGGAACATCGAGGTAATTCGTAA